The stretch of DNA CCGAGGTCGGTGTACCACTTCGTGCGCTCATCGATCCAGTACTGGTGCCACTGCTCGTCTTCACCGGGCTTGACGAAGAACTCCATCTCCATCTGCTCGAATTCACGAGTGCGGAAGATGAAGTTGCCCGGGGTGATCTCGTTGCGGAACGACTTGCCGGTCTGCGCGATACCGAACGGCGGCTTCTTACGCGAGGCCTGCATGACGTTAGCGAAGTTGACGAAGATGCCCTGGGCGGTCTCCGGGCGCAGATAGTGCAGACCGGACTCGTCCTCGATGACGCCCAGGTAAGTCTTGAGCATCATCTGGAAATCGCGCGGCTCCGTCCACTGGCCCTTAGTGCCGCAGTCAGGACAGGCGATCTCGCTCATCGGAACAGCGTCCGGATCGTCGAGGCCCTTCTTCTCCGCGTACGCCTCTTGTAGGTGGTCCTGGCGGTGCCGCTTGTGGCATTGCAGGCACTCGATCAGCGGATCGGTGAACGTGCCGACGTGCCCCGAGGCGACCCAGGTTTCGCGCGGCAGAATGATCGACGAGTCCAGACCGACTACGTCATCACGACCGTGCACCATGGAACGCCACCACTGGCGACGGATGTTCTCCTTCAACTCCGCACCCAGTGGACCGTAGTCCCAGGCGGACCGGGTGCCGCCGTAGATCTCGCCGCTGGGGAATACGAAACCCCGGCGCTTGCATAGGCTGACGACCTGGTCGATCTTCGAAGGTGCGGGCTTGGCCACGGTGCTGATACTCCATCCGGCTGGCGGTCGGCGGTGATGAGAAATGGGATTGCCTCGACGAACCTAGCGAGGCCAACCTCTCCATCCTACGCGGTGACTTGAGTGCACCGTGTCTGGCTTCAGTGCTCGGCCGCGGCCCTCACGGTCGCGGTGCTTACGGTGCTCGCCAGGTGCCAGGATTGTCGCGGCACGTCAGATGTACCGCCGCGTCTTAATTAGGGCTCGGCGGCGGCACCGCGCCGGTGGGGCTCGCGGGCTCGTCGGGCTCGAAGTTGCAGACCTCGAAGTCGCCTTCGTCGTTCTTCTCGAGCGTGAAGTTGATCTGCATTTCGTCACCGTTCACGGTGACCGCGACGACCGCCGTACCAGTGTCGCCCTCCTCCTGCGCATCCTTGATCTCGTAGGCCATGTCGGACGGGAAACCCGCGCTGTCTGCATCGCCGAACATCTCGTCCACCAGCGGGCACGATACGTCCTTCGCGGCGGCCAAATCACCGTCCGCGACTTCGGCCATCCACACGTCGACGGTCTCCTCGACGCCACGGCCGCCACCGCTGAGCACCAGAAACAAGGTGACGCCTATCGCCGCGAGCAGCACGATCCCGCCCGCCAGGAACCCGAGAACCTTCCCATTGCCGGCCTTGGTCGGCGGTGCGCCCCACTGCTGCTGGGGTTGCCCGTACTGCTGAGGTTGCCCGTACTGCTGCTGGCCATATGGCGCCTGCTGACCAAACGTCGGCGCGCCCTGCCCGTATGGCTGCGAGTAGCCATACGGCTGCCCCTGCCCGTGGGACTGCTGACGGTCGTTCGGCTGCCCCTGCCCGTGGGACTGCTGACGGTCGTTCGGCTGCGCCAGCCCGTGGGGTTGCTGAGGGTCGTTCGGCTGCGTCGGCCCGGGTGGTTGCGTCATCGTTTCCTCGCCAGTAGTCACATTAGTCAAGTCGCGCTAGGCGGTGACCCTACTCCGGCGTGGCCGCTGTACGCGGCGACCTTTCGGTGAAGATTTACCTCACCGAGGCCCCCACGATGCGGGTGGCTCCGGACGCGTACCGAAGTCGCCGATTCCCGTGCCGTGCGCGTCATCAGCGAGGTCTCCGGCGATTCGGCTAACGCCCTCATCGTCGGCGGCAAGCACAGGCTCGAAACCCGTGACCTCATCGCGCGCAAGGTACATGAACGGCGTGGCATGGACCTTCACGTCGTAATCGGACAACGCGCGACGGTAGCTGCCGACGTTCAGCCACCGGGTACTCAGCACCCACGTCTGTGGCTCGTCGGTGCTGCGCGCTAGTTCACCGCCGCGGAATCCGGCGCACCTGCTGAGGGCACCAAGCGCCAGTTCCCCCTGCGCGATGAACGCCCCGCGGTCGTCGGGTCGATCGAACCGAATTATCGCCTGCATCGTCCCCACCCGCCGGATCACGTCGTATGCATTCATGCAACTTTGACAATAAGTATGCCGCTGGAGCAACGTAGACCAGTGCCTCGCTCCCCCTCCACCGACCAGGACGTCGTCGTGCAGACACGTGGCCTGCGTGCGGCGTACGGCTCCCACACGGTGTTGTCCGACATCAACCTCACGGTACGACGCGGCGAGGTGCTCGCCATCATCGGCTCGAACGGCTCGGGTAAGTCGACGCTCATGCGCTCGCTCATCGGCCTCATACCCGATCGAACCGGCACCGTCACTCTGTTCGGTCGAGACCGGATCACCCCCGCTGAGCGCAAACGAATCGGCTATGTCCCACAGCGGGTGAGTGCGGCGTCCGGCGTACCGTCGACGGTCGTCGAAGTCGTGGAGTCCGGCCTGCTGTCAGGTATCTTCCACCGCACTGGCGGCGCGCGTCGTCGCGCCGCAGTGGACGCCGCGCTCGAGGCCACCGCGATCACTGACCTGCGCTCGCGTCCGGTCGCAGCGTTGTCCGGCGGCCAGCAGCAACGCGTGTTGATCGCGCGCGCCCTGGTCCGCGAACCCGAACTCCTGTTGCTCGACGAACCGCTCGCCGGCGTCGACCTCGAGCAACAGGCGGCGTTCGCGACGACCCTGCGCACCATCGCGGCTGCCGACCGCACGATCATTCTCGTGCTGCACGAGTTCGGCCCGATCGCTCCCTTATTGACGCGTGTGATCTCGCTGGACGGCGGCAAGGTGCAGTACGACGCTTCACCGCAGGACGCGCCAACCCACTGTGAAAGTAACGACAAGCCCAGTTGGGTGCACGCGGCACACGACCACGTACACCCGCACGAGGCGCCCGAGCCAGGCGGCGCCGAGTGGGTCCCTGAGGTCCTGTCGATGCGAGGTTCCGAACGGTGACGGTTCTGCTCGCAGACAGCATTCTGAGCATTCCGTTCATGCAAAAGGCGCTCATCGCCGCCGTGCTCGTCGGGATATGTGCGCCGGCAGTAGGCATTTACATCGTGCAGCGGAAGCTGTCGCTGATGGGAGACGGGATCGGGCACATCGCTTTCGCCGGCGTGGGCCTCGGCGTGCTGACCGGAACCTCACCGGTGATCACCGCCGTGATCGTCTCGGTCGTCGGCGCCGTCGTCACCGAACTGGTCCGCTCGAAAGCGAAAACCAGCGGCGATCTCGCGCTGGCGATCCTGTTCTACGGCGGTATCGCGGCCGGCGCGCTCATGATGTCCATGCAGAACTCCGGCGGCGCGACCGTACAGTCATTCCTCTTCGGTTCGATCCTGACGGTGAACGATGAAGATCTCACCGTGATCGCGATCCTGGCGGCTGTCGTTCTCCTGATCACGATTGGCCTACGGAAGGTGCTCTACGCGGTCAGCAACGACGAGGAATTCGCCCGGGTCGGCGGGCTTCCGGTCAATCTGCTGAACATCATGATCGCGGTGACGACCGCGCTCACGGTGTCGGTATCGATGCGGGTGGTTGGCCTTCTACTGATTAGCGCGCTGATGGTGTTGCCGGTCGCCGCATCGTCCCAACTCGCGAAATCGTTTTCAACCACACTGTTTGGCGCGATCGCAATCGGATTGCTCGTGGCAGTCGTCGGCGTCCTGCTGTCGTACCCGCTGGACGTGGGGCCCGGCGCGCTTATCGTCATCCTCGCGATCGCGATGTTCTTCGTCTCGGCACTGCTCGGTAAGGTGGTACGACGCACATGACAATCCATCAGCTGCACGAAAAGTCCCCGGTAGGAGACCCGATGAACGATGAGGCACCGATCCACGACGGCGCCCTCAGCGACGTCACCCCGAAAGTCTCCTCGCGCGGCGGCACCTCCGCGTTCATGGCCGCGGGAGAGTTGCTGAAGGCATTGTCGGCGCCGCTGCGCGCCCACCTGATCTCACTGCTCGACGAGCACGGTCCGATGTGCGTACACGAGTTGGTCGAGTCCTTGGACGTCGCACAACCGCTGGTGTCCCAGCACCTTCGGATCCTGCGCTCAGCCGGGGTCGTCGTCGGCGATCGTCACGGGCGCGAAGTGGTGTACCGGCTCGCCGACGACCACATTGCACACATCGTGGCCGACGCCGTCAGCCACGCCAAGGAGCACCACAACTCCCACGTCGGCTAGTCCGGGCCGGCCTACACCGCGCCGACAGCGGCCGGACTACGCGGTGCCGAAGCGGCGTTCGCGTCCGGCGTACGCCAGGCAGGCATCCCACAAATCCAATCGATCAAAATCCGGCCAAAGCCGATCGACGAACATCAACTCGGCGTACGCCGATTGCCACGGCAAGAAGTTGCTGGTGCGCTGCTCGCCGGACGAACGCAGGAATAGGTCAACGTCCGGCATATCGGGTTCGTCCAGGTAGCGCGCGAACACCTCCTCGGTGACCTTATCCGGATTCACGCGGCCGGCTTGCACATCGCGGGCCAGCGCGGCGGCAGCGTCGGCGATCTCCGCTCGCCCCCCATAATTGACACACATCGTCAACGTGCAGGTCGTGTTGTCTTTGGTCAGTTCCTCGGCAATCTCGAGTTCCTTGATCACCGATCGCCACAAGCGCGGACGCCGCCCGGCCCATCGCACCCGAACACCGAGTTCGTGCATCTCATCGCGACGCCGACGGATCACGTCGCGGTTGAAGCCCATCAGGAATCGAACCTCGTCCGGCGAACGCTTCCAGTTCTCTGTCGAGAACGCGTACGCGGACACCCACTTGACGCCGACCTCGATCGCGCCCTCGACCACGTCGAACAGCGACGACTCCCCCGCCTCATGTCCTTTAGTGCGAGCCAGCCCCCGCGATTTGGCCCAGCGACCGTTACCGTCCATCACGATCGCGACATGATTCGGCACCTTGTCCGATGGCAAGTCGGGCGCGATGGCGCCCGACGGATGCGGGGTGGGCCGGCGCGGCGGCATCAACGAGGCACCTCACTCTCTCGTGCCCCTAGGGGCAGTCCATCAAACAGATCTGGGTCGATGTCGTCGTACGGCGAGGCCGTCAAGGTGGCCGGCCGGTCTCGCTCCACCAGCGGCAGCGAACGCAACGCGCGCTCCAGGTGCCACTGCAGGTGGGCGGCGAGTACCCCGCTGGATTCGCGTTGCACCCTACGTTCGCTGGATTCGGCCAGTTCCCAATCACCGCACAGCAACGCGTTCAGGTGCGCAGGGGTCTCACGTTGGATCGTGACCGCGCGCGGTACGGCGCAGGACGTACACGTTGTTCCCCCGGATTCCACCGAATAACGGCG from Cumulibacter soli encodes:
- a CDS encoding ArsR/SmtB family transcription factor → MNDEAPIHDGALSDVTPKVSSRGGTSAFMAAGELLKALSAPLRAHLISLLDEHGPMCVHELVESLDVAQPLVSQHLRILRSAGVVVGDRHGREVVYRLADDHIAHIVADAVSHAKEHHNSHVG
- a CDS encoding antibiotic biosynthesis monooxygenase family protein, with protein sequence MNAYDVIRRVGTMQAIIRFDRPDDRGAFIAQGELALGALSRCAGFRGGELARSTDEPQTWVLSTRWLNVGSYRRALSDYDVKVHATPFMYLARDEVTGFEPVLAADDEGVSRIAGDLADDAHGTGIGDFGTRPEPPASWGPR
- a CDS encoding isoprenyl transferase codes for the protein MPPRRPTPHPSGAIAPDLPSDKVPNHVAIVMDGNGRWAKSRGLARTKGHEAGESSLFDVVEGAIEVGVKWVSAYAFSTENWKRSPDEVRFLMGFNRDVIRRRRDEMHELGVRVRWAGRRPRLWRSVIKELEIAEELTKDNTTCTLTMCVNYGGRAEIADAAAALARDVQAGRVNPDKVTEEVFARYLDEPDMPDVDLFLRSSGEQRTSNFLPWQSAYAELMFVDRLWPDFDRLDLWDACLAYAGRERRFGTA
- a CDS encoding glycine--tRNA ligase; amino-acid sequence: MAKPAPSKIDQVVSLCKRRGFVFPSGEIYGGTRSAWDYGPLGAELKENIRRQWWRSMVHGRDDVVGLDSSIILPRETWVASGHVGTFTDPLIECLQCHKRHRQDHLQEAYAEKKGLDDPDAVPMSEIACPDCGTKGQWTEPRDFQMMLKTYLGVIEDESGLHYLRPETAQGIFVNFANVMQASRKKPPFGIAQTGKSFRNEITPGNFIFRTREFEQMEMEFFVKPGEDEQWHQYWIDERTKWYTDLGINPDNLRHFEHPKEKLSHYSKRTVDIEYRFGFSGSEWGELEGVANRTDFDLSSHSKHSGNTLEFHDPNSGERYTPYVIEPAAGLSRSIMTFLVDAYAEDEAPNTKGGVDRRTVLRLDPRLAPVKAAVLPLSRNADLSPKAKDVASLLRQNWNIDFDDAGAIGRRYRRQDEIGTPFCITVDFDSLDDNAVTVRERDTMQQERVGIDALLGYLAPKLIGS
- a CDS encoding metal ABC transporter ATP-binding protein, encoding MPRSPSTDQDVVVQTRGLRAAYGSHTVLSDINLTVRRGEVLAIIGSNGSGKSTLMRSLIGLIPDRTGTVTLFGRDRITPAERKRIGYVPQRVSAASGVPSTVVEVVESGLLSGIFHRTGGARRRAAVDAALEATAITDLRSRPVAALSGGQQQRVLIARALVREPELLLLDEPLAGVDLEQQAAFATTLRTIAAADRTIILVLHEFGPIAPLLTRVISLDGGKVQYDASPQDAPTHCESNDKPSWVHAAHDHVHPHEAPEPGGAEWVPEVLSMRGSER
- a CDS encoding metal ABC transporter permease translates to MTVLLADSILSIPFMQKALIAAVLVGICAPAVGIYIVQRKLSLMGDGIGHIAFAGVGLGVLTGTSPVITAVIVSVVGAVVTELVRSKAKTSGDLALAILFYGGIAAGALMMSMQNSGGATVQSFLFGSILTVNDEDLTVIAILAAVVLLITIGLRKVLYAVSNDEEFARVGGLPVNLLNIMIAVTTALTVSVSMRVVGLLLISALMVLPVAASSQLAKSFSTTLFGAIAIGLLVAVVGVLLSYPLDVGPGALIVILAIAMFFVSALLGKVVRRT